The following proteins are co-located in the Trichormus variabilis 0441 genome:
- a CDS encoding HEAT repeat domain-containing protein, whose amino-acid sequence MVTTLRHHRQPSRYIFYSLAFILSFLLCLPWVNAQEKPKPQPEAWQINGIVAALDDGHDQVKGYAFKQLGEYNLKDLKSLVKKPEDIAEKAAKILKDEKVSAGVRGSAAEALGNLGEAAAKYVPDIANILKDEKVPTNVRGSAAEALGNLGDTVAKYVPDILYFLKDQKVPDYDRSGAAKALGNLGNAAAKYVPDIANILKDEKVDTIVRLFAASALGNLGNAAAKYVPDIANILKDEKVPTNVRGSAAEALGKLGNTAAKYVPDIANILKDEKVDADVRRSAAQALGNLGEAAAKYVPDIANILKDEKVPATVRSGAAQALGSMGEAAAKYVPDILYFLKDEKVDTIVRSDAVKALGNLGDTAAKYVPDIANILKDEKLDNNVRYYGAVSALGNLGDTAAKYVPDIANILKDEKVDTIFRRNAAEALGSMGEAAAKYVPDILNFLKDEKVEASFRRNAALALGNLGEAAVKYVPDILNFLKDENVPADVRGNAASALGKIRQLKLEEVVVVLNYIYEPNQGSFDYGQNNYEFWRFWTYFLGGGHEKVKTLLTWLGRPKTTPDKLEHSQAVKTLELFRDIWQPSQEFARIRDDLAKQIALVARKTPWQPQDILLLETHYNNLKKAGYNEADSLQSVIVNLKGWQWFFNARITILTHATFWLALIFAYPKFPQIQAIFFWNPWVRRILGVGYVGFLLTWFPPFRRKLFEPFKPSLLADAGLDNFSDKGYFPESRVKVPGTGDIFPVTAALPSIKGQIILEGDSGLGKSMFLRHLLQNSPRIVVYLPAQKCHKGVIEAIQDKLHGQAQDADFLKNLIYSGAIDICIDGLNEVTADTRAKICQFVESYFRGNIIMTTQPLEWTPPSTAKTYHLQPLEPNQIQEFLLSREPRLPKDAKIQGADYEQACINYLKEVLTTQQPEEELKAARRILSNPMDLTVVALMLSQGQYPNLFRLQEQQYNLIAAEYLKEWNQEFPLRKFSAAVYQMRIDDKQALPADEFYQVVMSLEDEKYKMVVSRQWQDDKGEAKKEWYFRHDKIMDFFLVQNFLGDSDEAERLLVDRMGDPRFRGVYFLLASLLPIDAAKELREKLIQYAADTKDNTVSNTFVQLLRTR is encoded by the coding sequence ATGGTCACAACTCTCCGCCATCATCGCCAGCCTTCTCGCTACATTTTTTATTCTTTAGCCTTCATCCTTTCTTTCCTACTCTGCCTACCTTGGGTGAACGCCCAAGAAAAGCCCAAGCCCCAGCCGGAAGCGTGGCAGATTAACGGCATAGTAGCTGCCCTTGATGATGGACATGACCAAGTTAAGGGATATGCTTTCAAGCAATTAGGTGAATATAATCTCAAAGATTTAAAATCCCTGGTGAAGAAACCAGAGGATATTGCCGAGAAAGCTGCCAAAATCCTCAAGGATGAAAAGGTGAGCGCCGGCGTTCGTGGCAGTGCGGCAGAGGCATTGGGCAACTTGGGAGAAGCCGCAGCCAAGTATGTCCCTGACATCGCTAATATCCTCAAGGATGAAAAAGTTCCCACCAACGTTCGTGGTAGTGCGGCAGAGGCATTGGGCAACTTGGGAGACACCGTAGCCAAGTATGTCCCTGACATCCTCTATTTCCTCAAGGATCAAAAGGTTCCCGACTATGATCGTTCAGGTGCGGCAAAGGCATTGGGCAACTTGGGGAACGCAGCAGCCAAGTATGTCCCTGACATCGCTAATATCCTCAAAGATGAAAAAGTAGACACCATCGTTCGTTTATTTGCGGCATCGGCATTGGGCAACTTGGGAAACGCAGCAGCCAAGTATGTCCCTGACATCGCTAATATCCTCAAAGATGAAAAGGTTCCCACCAACGTTCGTGGTAGTGCGGCAGAGGCATTGGGCAAATTGGGAAACACCGCAGCCAAGTATGTCCCTGATATCGCTAATATCCTCAAGGATGAAAAGGTGGATGCCGATGTTCGTAGAAGTGCGGCACAGGCATTGGGCAACTTGGGAGAAGCCGCAGCCAAGTATGTCCCTGACATCGCTAATATCCTCAAGGATGAAAAGGTTCCCGCCACCGTTCGTTCAGGTGCGGCACAGGCATTGGGCAGTATGGGAGAAGCCGCAGCTAAGTATGTCCCTGACATCCTCTATTTCCTCAAGGATGAAAAAGTAGACACTATCGTTCGTTCAGATGCGGTAAAGGCATTGGGCAACTTGGGAGACACCGCAGCCAAGTATGTCCCTGACATCGCTAATATCCTCAAGGATGAAAAGTTGGACAACAACGTTCGTTATTATGGTGCGGTATCGGCATTGGGCAACTTGGGAGACACCGCAGCTAAGTATGTCCCTGACATCGCTAATATCCTCAAAGATGAAAAGGTGGACACCATCTTTCGTAGAAATGCGGCAGAGGCATTGGGCAGTATGGGAGAAGCCGCAGCTAAGTATGTCCCTGACATCCTCAATTTTCTCAAGGATGAAAAGGTGGAAGCCTCCTTTCGTAGAAATGCAGCATTGGCATTGGGCAACTTGGGAGAAGCCGCAGTCAAGTATGTCCCTGACATCCTCAATTTCCTCAAGGATGAAAACGTTCCCGCCGACGTTCGTGGAAATGCGGCATCGGCATTGGGAAAAATCAGACAACTTAAATTAGAAGAGGTTGTCGTAGTTTTGAATTATATCTACGAACCAAATCAGGGAAGTTTTGATTATGGTCAGAATAATTATGAATTTTGGCGATTTTGGACTTATTTCCTGGGTGGCGGCCATGAAAAAGTCAAAACCCTGCTGACATGGCTAGGCAGACCAAAAACAACTCCTGATAAGCTGGAACACTCTCAAGCTGTCAAAACACTAGAACTATTCCGCGACATTTGGCAACCCAGCCAAGAATTTGCACGAATACGTGATGATTTAGCAAAACAAATCGCCCTAGTCGCCAGAAAAACCCCTTGGCAACCGCAAGATATTCTCCTATTAGAAACTCACTACAACAACCTCAAAAAAGCTGGCTACAACGAAGCTGATTCACTGCAATCAGTCATAGTCAACCTCAAGGGTTGGCAGTGGTTTTTCAACGCCAGAATTACCATCCTCACACACGCTACCTTCTGGCTTGCCCTCATCTTCGCCTACCCCAAATTCCCCCAAATTCAAGCCATCTTCTTCTGGAACCCTTGGGTACGCCGCATCTTAGGGGTGGGTTACGTCGGCTTTCTCCTCACCTGGTTTCCCCCCTTCCGCCGTAAATTATTTGAACCCTTCAAACCCTCCCTCCTAGCCGATGCCGGCTTAGATAACTTTAGTGACAAAGGCTACTTCCCAGAATCCAGAGTCAAAGTTCCCGGTACAGGGGATATCTTCCCAGTTACCGCCGCCCTCCCCAGCATCAAAGGGCAAATTATCTTAGAAGGGGATTCCGGCTTAGGTAAGTCGATGTTTCTCCGCCATCTGTTGCAAAACTCCCCGCGCATAGTCGTTTATCTCCCCGCCCAAAAATGCCATAAAGGCGTAATTGAAGCCATCCAAGACAAGCTACACGGCCAAGCCCAAGATGCCGACTTCCTGAAAAACCTCATTTACAGTGGTGCAATAGATATCTGCATCGACGGACTCAACGAAGTCACAGCCGATACCAGAGCTAAAATCTGCCAGTTTGTGGAAAGCTATTTCCGGGGCAACATTATCATGACTACCCAGCCCCTAGAGTGGACACCACCCTCAACCGCCAAAACCTACCACTTGCAACCCTTAGAACCCAACCAAATTCAAGAGTTTTTGCTCTCCCGTGAACCGCGACTGCCCAAGGATGCCAAAATTCAAGGTGCTGATTACGAACAAGCCTGCATTAATTATTTAAAAGAAGTCCTCACTACCCAGCAACCAGAGGAAGAATTAAAAGCAGCCAGGCGCATTCTTTCCAACCCAATGGATTTAACCGTGGTAGCCCTGATGTTATCACAAGGTCAATATCCCAACTTATTCCGCCTGCAAGAACAGCAATACAACCTAATAGCGGCTGAATACCTGAAGGAATGGAACCAAGAATTTCCCTTAAGAAAATTCTCCGCCGCAGTCTACCAAATGCGTATCGACGACAAACAAGCCTTACCCGCCGATGAATTTTATCAAGTCGTCATGTCTTTGGAAGATGAGAAATATAAAATGGTAGTGAGCCGTCAATGGCAAGATGATAAAGGGGAAGCCAAGAAAGAATGGTATTTCCGCCACGATAAAATCATGGACTTCTTCCTAGTGCAGAACTTTCTCGGCGACAGTGATGAAGCGGAAAGACTATTAGTAGATAGAATGGGTGACCCCCGCTTTCGTGGTGTTTACTTCCTCTTAGCCAGCTTACTGCCAATAGATGCAGCCAAGGAATTGCGGGAGAAGTTGATTCAATACGCCGCAGATACTAAAGACAATACGGTGAGTAATACCTTTGTGCAGTTATTACGGACAAGGTAA
- a CDS encoding IS5-like element ISAva5 family transposase, protein MTLHPRDMSQIPETTAQVARNSFPKGNIYMKMRDEIGVLYKDEDFVKLYRADCGQSGISAGQLALVTVMQFIEGLTDRQAADAVRGHIDWKYALSLELNDPGFDYSVLSEFRQRLIKAGRERELLNQMLARFQELGWLKNRGRVRTDSTHVLAAVRQLNRLELVGETLRHTLNDLAYFAPDWLKSRVDVDWFERYSLRFEQYRLPKSKAEREKLRRKIGEDGHHLLSALYADSTCNWLWQIPSVETLRIVWVQQYYIQLQQVYWREQDNLPPNRLQIESPYDVDARNSSKREINWTGYNLHLTEICHPILPNLIINVETSVATSADVEMTPVIHSRLNQNNLLPQEHVVDTGYVNAQNLVDSQSHFHVDLVGKVPPGTSWQATAQSGFEQNCFTIHWDLMRVDCPMGKQSKSWRTTVDSHDNPVVKIQFDKSDCSLCSSRSKCTRSKKLPRLLTLKPQELHLALHDARIRQKTESFQQIYHQRAGVEGLISQATGRYQLRRCRYIGLAKTLLQHVITAAAINFSRMWDWWQHVPRSQTRVSHFARIAPTAS, encoded by the coding sequence ATGACCCTGCACCCGCGTGATATGTCGCAGATTCCTGAAACAACAGCGCAAGTAGCCCGGAATTCATTTCCCAAAGGGAACATATATATGAAGATGCGGGATGAAATAGGAGTGTTATATAAGGATGAGGATTTTGTCAAACTTTACCGCGCAGATTGTGGTCAAAGTGGAATATCAGCAGGACAACTGGCATTAGTGACAGTAATGCAATTTATCGAAGGTTTAACGGATAGACAAGCGGCGGATGCAGTGAGGGGTCATATTGATTGGAAATACGCACTATCGTTGGAATTAAATGACCCAGGGTTTGATTATTCAGTACTTTCAGAATTTCGTCAGCGATTAATCAAAGCAGGACGAGAGCGAGAGTTACTCAACCAAATGCTAGCTCGTTTCCAAGAACTAGGTTGGCTCAAAAATCGCGGCCGTGTCAGAACTGATTCAACTCACGTATTAGCCGCAGTACGACAGTTAAATCGTTTGGAATTAGTGGGAGAAACTTTACGTCATACCTTAAATGACTTGGCTTATTTTGCCCCTGATTGGCTCAAATCGAGAGTTGACGTTGATTGGTTTGAACGTTACTCCCTGAGATTTGAGCAATACCGCTTGCCCAAATCAAAAGCCGAACGTGAGAAATTGAGGCGAAAAATTGGTGAGGATGGTCATCATTTGCTATCCGCTTTGTATGCAGACTCAACTTGTAATTGGCTGTGGCAGATTCCATCAGTGGAAACATTACGTATAGTTTGGGTGCAACAATACTATATTCAATTGCAACAAGTCTATTGGCGAGAACAAGATAACTTACCACCAAATAGACTACAGATTGAATCTCCTTACGATGTTGATGCACGCAATTCCAGCAAGCGAGAAATCAACTGGACTGGTTATAATCTGCATCTGACAGAAATTTGTCACCCCATACTGCCAAACTTAATTATCAATGTGGAAACGTCCGTGGCCACAAGTGCGGATGTTGAGATGACACCAGTAATTCATTCTCGTTTAAACCAGAACAATCTTTTGCCACAAGAACATGTTGTCGATACTGGCTATGTCAATGCTCAAAACTTAGTCGATAGTCAATCCCATTTTCATGTTGATTTAGTAGGAAAAGTTCCCCCCGGAACTAGTTGGCAAGCAACAGCACAATCCGGCTTTGAGCAAAATTGCTTCACTATTCATTGGGATTTGATGCGTGTTGATTGCCCAATGGGTAAACAAAGTAAGTCCTGGCGTACAACTGTCGATAGCCATGACAATCCAGTAGTCAAAATACAATTTGACAAATCCGATTGTTCGCTTTGTTCAAGTCGCTCAAAATGCACTCGCTCCAAAAAACTACCGCGTCTTCTGACCCTCAAACCACAGGAACTACATCTTGCATTACATGATGCTCGCATTCGCCAAAAAACTGAATCTTTTCAACAAATTTATCACCAACGTGCTGGCGTTGAAGGCTTGATTTCCCAAGCTACTGGTCGCTACCAATTACGCCGTTGTCGCTACATTGGTCTTGCCAAAACTCTCTTGCAGCATGTCATTACTGCTGCTGCTATCAACTTCAGTCGGATGTGGGATTGGTGGCAACATGTCCCACGCAGTCAGACTCGCGTTTCTCACTTTGCTCGAATTGCTCCCACTGCCTCATAG
- a CDS encoding Uma2 family endonuclease, producing MSLSTPVFANKTLEEFLKLPETKPASEYIDGKIYQKLMPQGEHSTLQSSLVTAINEIAKPQKLAYAFPELRCTFSGNSIVPDIAVFEWSRIPLLPNGRIANKFEISPDWIIEILSPEQSPNRVIRKIMFSMQNGAKLGWFLDPNDESIMVFQPDILPEIKAGKEILPVMSVLANWQLTVEDIFSCLNFS from the coding sequence ATGTCGTTATCAACTCCAGTATTTGCCAACAAAACACTAGAAGAGTTTCTGAAATTACCAGAAACTAAACCCGCCAGTGAATATATTGACGGTAAAATCTACCAAAAACTGATGCCTCAAGGAGAACATAGCACCTTACAAAGTAGTTTAGTAACAGCTATTAATGAAATTGCTAAACCACAAAAATTAGCTTACGCGTTTCCTGAGTTACGCTGCACATTTTCGGGAAATTCTATAGTTCCAGATATTGCTGTCTTTGAATGGTCGCGTATTCCTTTACTTCCTAATGGCAGAATTGCCAATAAATTTGAAATTTCCCCCGATTGGATTATTGAAATTCTTTCTCCAGAACAATCCCCTAATCGGGTTATCCGTAAAATAATGTTTTCTATGCAAAATGGTGCAAAGCTAGGTTGGTTTCTCGACCCTAATGATGAATCTATCATGGTTTTTCAACCCGATATATTGCCAGAAATCAAAGCAGGGAAAGAAATTTTACCTGTTATGAGTGTATTGGCGAATTGGCAATTAACTGTAGAAGATATTTTTAGTTGTTTGAATTTTAGTTGA
- a CDS encoding MFS transporter, with the protein MNVSKSHILWVQVWVLAALQGAITLAWIIYNAYVPKLLVQFGFPPSLAVGLLVVENALAVIMEPLMGGLSDQAQRWVGSRFLLISAGVILSATLLIAIPCIVTFVPPTVVWRSLLPIVLVAWALSMTVFRSPAIALLAKYSMPAELPLAFSVVVLTGGIIGAFRPIANKFILNLGPIFAFAIASFVLLAVTAALRLVNPPHTPVTNPREITQLPNRELSLILGTGFGVAWGSRLVMDILGKILPVQLQITNNDWLMVWVGLAIAVASLPAAWFTMKVGDRQAMLIGIGLTTLSLLIMVCFNIPIPFLLTLIVGFSVIINGTIPFCLRLVSQPWEGLGIGMYFGGFALAMSLFGAIFPQPQQITPVVGLIGLILAFLLAGGCIAASGETNP; encoded by the coding sequence ATGAATGTATCAAAATCGCATATCCTATGGGTACAAGTTTGGGTATTGGCAGCACTACAGGGAGCAATCACCCTGGCTTGGATCATATATAATGCCTACGTACCCAAACTTCTAGTTCAGTTTGGTTTTCCCCCATCCTTGGCAGTGGGTTTGCTGGTGGTGGAAAATGCCTTGGCTGTGATTATGGAACCACTCATGGGTGGGCTTTCGGATCAAGCACAGCGTTGGGTGGGTAGTCGATTTTTGTTAATCTCCGCAGGGGTGATTCTCTCAGCGACACTATTAATTGCGATCCCCTGTATTGTTACTTTCGTTCCTCCTACCGTTGTCTGGCGATCGCTTTTACCAATAGTATTAGTAGCCTGGGCTTTGTCTATGACAGTGTTTCGCAGTCCAGCGATCGCTTTATTAGCCAAATACTCAATGCCTGCCGAGTTACCTTTAGCATTTAGTGTTGTCGTCTTGACAGGAGGCATAATTGGTGCATTTCGACCAATTGCCAATAAGTTTATCCTCAATTTAGGACCAATTTTTGCTTTTGCGATCGCCTCTTTCGTATTACTGGCGGTAACGGCTGCATTGCGCTTAGTCAACCCTCCTCATACACCCGTTACCAACCCAAGAGAAATTACACAGTTACCCAACAGAGAATTAAGTTTAATTTTAGGTACTGGTTTTGGTGTGGCCTGGGGTTCGCGGTTAGTCATGGATATTTTGGGAAAAATTCTCCCAGTCCAACTGCAAATCACCAATAATGATTGGTTGATGGTATGGGTGGGACTAGCGATCGCAGTTGCCAGCTTACCTGCGGCATGGTTCACTATGAAAGTAGGCGATCGTCAAGCCATGCTGATTGGTATTGGCCTAACTACTTTGTCACTACTAATTATGGTTTGCTTCAATATCCCAATTCCTTTTTTATTAACCCTAATTGTGGGATTTAGTGTCATTATCAACGGTACAATTCCGTTTTGTTTACGACTAGTGTCTCAACCTTGGGAAGGTTTGGGAATTGGGATGTATTTTGGTGGGTTTGCTTTAGCAATGAGTTTATTTGGAGCAATTTTCCCCCAACCCCAACAAATTACACCAGTTGTAGGTCTAATTGGGTTGATTTTAGCTTTTTTACTAGCTGGAGGATGTATTGCGGCTAGCGGCGAGACTAATCCTTAA
- a CDS encoding SDR family oxidoreductase yields MTFGRTEDLVLVVGATGGVGQIVVGKLLEKGAKVRILTRNAEKAKQLFNEKVEVFVGDIRQPNTLPAAVDHVTHIICCTGTTAFPSARWEFDPEPNFFEWGKILLDSDYREATAKNTPAKVDAEGVSNLVAAAPKDLSRFVFVSSVGILRKDQPPFNILNAFGVLDAKKKGEEAIIHSGLPYTIIRPGRLIDGPYTSYDLNTLLKATTGGKLNVVIGKGDTLAGDASRIDVAAACVESIFYSASEGQVFELVNKGTRPPTIDWETLFSQLPT; encoded by the coding sequence ATGACTTTTGGAAGAACTGAAGATTTGGTGTTAGTTGTTGGTGCAACTGGTGGAGTAGGACAAATTGTAGTTGGTAAGCTATTGGAGAAGGGTGCAAAGGTGCGTATCCTCACACGGAACGCCGAAAAAGCTAAACAGCTGTTCAATGAAAAAGTTGAGGTTTTTGTGGGCGACATCCGCCAACCCAACACACTTCCAGCAGCAGTTGATCATGTCACCCACATTATATGTTGTACTGGAACTACAGCCTTTCCCTCTGCTAGATGGGAATTTGATCCAGAACCCAACTTTTTTGAATGGGGTAAAATTCTTCTAGATTCTGACTATAGAGAAGCAACAGCAAAAAACACTCCCGCAAAAGTTGATGCAGAGGGTGTGAGTAACTTAGTCGCCGCCGCACCTAAAGATTTGAGTAGGTTTGTCTTTGTATCTTCCGTGGGGATTCTCCGCAAGGATCAGCCGCCTTTTAATATTTTGAATGCTTTCGGTGTGCTGGATGCCAAAAAAAAGGGAGAGGAAGCGATTATTCATTCCGGGCTACCTTACACCATCATTCGCCCAGGACGCTTGATTGATGGTCCTTATACTTCCTATGACCTGAATACACTCTTGAAAGCAACCACAGGGGGTAAGCTCAATGTAGTTATTGGCAAAGGTGACACCTTAGCTGGGGATGCTAGTAGAATTGATGTCGCCGCAGCTTGTGTGGAATCTATTTTTTATTCAGCTAGTGAAGGACAAGTTTTTGAACTGGTCAATAAGGGAACAAGACCACCTACTATTGATTGGGAAACACTTTTCTCACAATTACCCACATAA
- a CDS encoding HetP family heterocyst commitment protein: MSYHINSSQNRFHKIITTEQLNQVIEAITDGRYSWACVLILRFVGYNPLHFIPQRTYSRLMKDNRQVANIPVSLNNGKSISTNSSVTNSSVVNKVSTQGLNQSNASDYLTTSEPDKVKNIPGYLETKIAVMYSRNK, translated from the coding sequence ATGAGCTACCACATAAATTCTTCCCAAAATCGGTTTCACAAAATAATTACTACTGAACAGTTGAATCAAGTCATTGAAGCTATTACTGATGGAAGATATTCTTGGGCTTGTGTTTTAATTTTACGTTTTGTTGGGTACAATCCTCTCCACTTTATTCCCCAACGGACTTATAGCCGTCTCATGAAGGACAATAGACAAGTTGCCAATATACCTGTTTCATTAAATAATGGAAAATCCATAAGTACCAATTCCTCCGTAACTAACTCTAGCGTAGTTAATAAAGTTTCTACACAGGGTTTAAACCAGTCGAATGCTTCTGATTACTTAACCACTTCCGAACCAGATAAGGTGAAAAATATCCCAGGGTACTTAGAAACAAAAATAGCTGTAATGTATAGCAGGAATAAATAG